A window of Lacibacter sediminis contains these coding sequences:
- a CDS encoding VOC family protein, translated as MDNAISWFEIPATDIDRAQKFYEAVFNIQMQAMDFQSTKMRMFPLDDPMKGIGGTIIESGGFHKPSATDGPLIYLNGNPDVQIFLDRIEKAGGKILVPKTVISDEYGDMAVFLDTEGNRIALHNIPAKYRQ; from the coding sequence ATGGATAACGCAATCAGCTGGTTTGAAATACCGGCAACCGATATTGACCGTGCACAAAAATTTTATGAGGCTGTGTTTAATATTCAAATGCAGGCGATGGATTTTCAGAGTACGAAGATGCGGATGTTCCCGCTTGATGATCCCATGAAAGGTATTGGAGGTACCATCATCGAAAGTGGAGGTTTTCATAAACCTTCTGCAACTGATGGTCCGTTGATCTATCTCAATGGTAATCCTGATGTACAGATCTTTCTTGATCGTATTGAAAAAGCAGGTGGCAAAATACTTGTTCCAAAAACTGTTATCTCTGATGAGTATGGCGACATGGCTGTTTTCTTAGATACGGAAGGAAACCGCATTGCATTGCACAACATTCCTGCGAAATACAGACAATAA
- a CDS encoding DUF6265 family protein, producing MKKNSIAFLLLFTVCSFVTESALLNGSVKSFHWLNGSWQMQTKRGIITEKWAVANDSTLAGESIMTRADGTEIPLEKIQLAFRNGNYYYIPTVKNQNGEQPVEFKITSHNETGFVAENPQHDFPKRISYTLVNKDSIHAVIDDGAATPVKKSNFYYSRKKD from the coding sequence ATGAAAAAGAACAGCATTGCTTTCCTGTTACTTTTCACTGTTTGCAGTTTTGTAACAGAATCAGCATTATTGAATGGTTCAGTAAAATCATTTCACTGGCTTAACGGCTCATGGCAAATGCAAACCAAGCGGGGCATCATCACTGAAAAATGGGCCGTTGCTAACGACAGCACACTGGCGGGTGAAAGCATTATGACAAGAGCTGACGGAACAGAAATTCCATTGGAAAAAATTCAACTGGCATTTCGTAACGGCAACTACTACTATATCCCGACTGTAAAGAATCAGAATGGAGAGCAACCCGTAGAGTTTAAGATCACTTCGCATAACGAAACCGGTTTTGTGGCTGAAAATCCGCAGCACGATTTTCCAAAACGCATCAGCTATACATTGGTGAACAAAGATTCCATTCATGCAGTGATCGATGACGGTGCTGCAACACCTGTAAAAAAATCAAACTTTTATTATTCACGTAAAAAAGATTGA
- a CDS encoding SRPBCC family protein yields MSSFDWSRFTVRININSNSIEQLYRAWATRGGIEYWFLRMSEYSQPNGSLRGDDEPVQKGDTYRWRWFGYGDEVTETGEILDCNGTDFFKFRFGEAGDCSVRIYPEQNELIVELLQDNIPTDEKAKEMWHIGCKTGWTFYLANMKSLFEGGIDLRNKNEQLQDMINA; encoded by the coding sequence ATGTCTTCCTTTGACTGGAGCAGGTTTACTGTTCGCATCAACATCAACAGCAATTCAATTGAACAACTCTATCGTGCATGGGCCACCAGAGGCGGCATTGAATATTGGTTTTTACGAATGAGTGAATACAGTCAGCCAAATGGTTCCTTGCGAGGCGATGATGAACCTGTTCAAAAAGGTGATACTTATCGCTGGCGCTGGTTTGGTTACGGCGACGAAGTAACGGAGACGGGCGAGATACTTGATTGCAATGGAACAGATTTTTTCAAATTTCGTTTTGGTGAGGCAGGCGACTGCAGCGTGCGCATCTATCCCGAACAGAATGAACTGATCGTTGAACTTCTGCAGGATAATATACCCACAGATGAGAAGGCAAAAGAGATGTGGCATATCGGTTGCAAAACCGGCTGGACGTTTTATCTCGCCAATATGAAATCACTGTTTGAAGGAGGTATTGATCTTCGAAATAAGAATGAACAATTGCAGGATATGATCAATGCATAA
- a CDS encoding DinB family protein, translating into MKYQQQEACSILERTPTVLRSLLAGLSNDLIMNNEGPETFSPYDVVGHLIHGEKTDWVVRAKIILEHGVNKPFDPYDRFAQYEESKGKTLEQLLNEFEAIRKENVAWLQSSQLTEDDLERKGKHPVLGEVTLRHLLSTWVVHDLTHIAQITRVMAKQYVEEMGPWPQFFRILQF; encoded by the coding sequence ATGAAGTACCAACAGCAGGAAGCATGTAGCATACTCGAACGAACACCAACTGTTTTAAGATCATTGCTTGCAGGTTTATCAAATGATCTAATCATGAACAATGAAGGCCCGGAAACCTTTTCGCCTTATGATGTAGTGGGTCATTTAATTCATGGTGAAAAAACAGATTGGGTGGTAAGAGCAAAGATCATTTTGGAGCATGGTGTAAATAAACCTTTCGATCCATACGACAGGTTTGCACAATATGAAGAGAGCAAAGGCAAAACTTTAGAGCAATTGCTGAATGAGTTTGAAGCTATCCGAAAAGAAAATGTTGCATGGCTGCAGTCAAGTCAATTAACGGAAGATGATCTTGAACGAAAAGGAAAGCATCCGGTGTTGGGAGAAGTAACACTTCGGCATCTGTTATCAACCTGGGTGGTGCATGATCTTACACATATTGCGCAGATCACAAGGGTAATGGCAAAACAATATGTAGAAGAAATGGGGCCATGGCCGCAGTTCTTCAGAATTCTTCAGTTCTGA